DNA from Danaus plexippus chromosome 6, MEX_DaPlex, whole genome shotgun sequence:
TTTGGATATCAACCAttctgttttcaaataatggtTGCGAAcaccataaatataaattgcgttacataagatttatatctataatagTGTAGTGTAGACATTATaacgaattaataaaaaaataataatcttactGGCACGACGTCCCCGTCTAGAAGTGCACTTCCAAAATTTCATTGACACGTCGAGGTCAAAAATATGTCACAGGACGGCCGGCGAGTCAAGTGAGTGTCGTCTAACTGGCCGAATGGAGACGAAACAATGACTTTTGTTTACAAATGGTTGACGAAGAGAATTTAATGAATCGTCAAGTGTCGGAGTTATCACGAGTGCGACGAACGCACACCCTTACAGAAACGCGAGACGGACGGCGGCGGCGGTAGTAGGATGGCGTGGGCAAGACGAACATCACTACTCAAGCGACCTGGAAACCGCCGATTGATACTAAATTAGCTCAGAGCTGGTATCCGTATACAGGGTTGgactaaataaaaagaaaatgcttgtgtaaaaaagtttattctCTATCACATCATGTCtcctacttttaaaattttggaatATAGATGCCAAACGTCATAACATTAGGATTCGAAGCAAGCCATGAAACGGACCAATATAATGTGGCATTGAAGATTAAAATGcgtattaaagtaaataaagtgacagaaaataaaaatgtacacaacAGTACAGATTACGTAATGTccacagattaaaaacaaacattaaccTGCTTCGAATCTACCAACGGACCAAGGGAGCTAGTAAACATCCGCGCTCCAATATACAACCTATTGTGTGAACCATTCCCAATGACATTTGTATACTCATAAATGGATACGAATCGACTTCGTTACATACAAAATAGTATCTTTGTTATTGTTCATTCtacttatttattctattttcaagAGCGGACTCTTTGGATAACGTGTGATAATGTCCGCCGCCCCCCCAGATTATTATCCAGTTACAAAAATACACGGTAAGCATAAGTTCTAGGCACGGTTCTGTACTCTAATTATCGATTAAGATTACACACTTACGTCACTAGCATTACATATAACTTAACCAAAAATACTATCATACTTCTCGccatttaaaaacttctaaAAAATGTCTGcggtatgaaaataaatttgtaataaacgcCCTATTCGTTTCGTTTCGAGCATTATTTTTGTTCGTTGAGGATGTTATTACTTGTACAAATGGAAGGCAGATACAACTGaatacaaactataatttcgAAGTCGGTAAAAACTGAGATGTATGTTAAACGACGATGACGTCACGACATCGTACGTCCAAATGATTTATTGTCATTTCAAATGATAATTCtacgaaattaaatttgaaatttctcTTTGCGGTGATCGAGGCGCATGTTACATCATCGGAGTATTAAGAAACAGTATTTGAGCTTTCAGCGTGACTAGTTTGCTATGATCCAGCCgcctatacaataataaacattaatttagaatattatttttggtgCTTATCATTAGTATtcccttttaatttattatctattccAGTCAGTGGGCTGTATTTTTTACACGGTTAGTTTTACACAACACTCCCATAAAACTTCACAACTTTTCTCTCTTCCTTGACTGTACATtgcacaaataaaaatgtataattaaaaaaattaaacatatgcATACACGAGGACGATTTAATCCATTACatattgcaattaaaatttctaaactcTTCCAATTCAGTTAATCGCATCTTTGAACCGATgtggaaaaattataatattggacatttaaaatatgtataaatttttttaactatgacATAATATAGGGTTTCATTGCCAGTAATGTTACTCTCAATTTGGGCATACAGAAAGAAAgccagttaaaaataaaatgattaaaacataaatctcTAAAGACACAACAATGCCGACTAATAGCAACGCAGCCTCAGCCTTGCCGGTGCCCTTCATACATTATGTGCTAACTTACAATCTAAAACAAATTCAGACCTCATAGCAAACCGTAACTCCACTCAAACGCTCACACAACAGACTTCACAAATCATAGTAATCTATGAAAATTgatatgtattacaaaaatacaaaatatagacATGATTTAATTCCCAGAAGATCCTAACACTAAAACGCTACACCAAACAAACGTCCTCATCATATCAATGAATTACAAATTCACATCATAGTACAAAGGCACTgctttttttgataaataaaaatgtcatttgtGATGAGCAATTctaactaaaaatttaaatgtgtgagataaaaataatcgttCTCTACAACGCAATCCTATAATACGCGTTTTaaattacagataataaagaCGCATAATcagaatttcaaaaataaaaatataaacagattccattacatttcaaatatacatatttttatatctgttaatttaaaaaacaaatgttcaCAAATGAACCGCGGAATCGTCTAAAATTaccaaatcataaaatataaactagcGCTAGAATAATTGTgtaaatatgattaattttatacttaataatagtTGTTGGATCAGTTTCTAAACCAATACTGAAAGGGTCTAAGTATCCTTACTAGCTTATTGCCATAATTACAGGTGGCTCTTCATAAATATCATAGGGAGATATATGTTCTACTGTGGTCTTCGAGGATACCTCGTTTTCCACTTCTAACTCCACAGCTTTGAAGGCAATTTCCTGTCAATGTCTGTACCACGCGCCCTGCACTCTAGTTTGGAAGTGCGACACGGGTGTTACTATGTAAGCCTGCTGCGGTTGCTGCACCACCGCCAGCGGAATCACTTGTTGTGCCATTTCCACTGGCTGACCGCTATCTTCGGACACACCGAGCGGCTGAACGCAGTGCTGCTGCGAAACTTGCTGCACGCCGCCAACCTGCTGCGTCAGCACTTGTTGGTGCTGACTCACCTGCGGCACGAGCATCTGCTGCTGCATCTGTTGTTGCTGCGACGGCTGCTGCTGGTGTATTACCACATGCGGACCCTGGTTCTGCATTTGCTGGTGTTGCTGCACTTGGACTTGTTGCACTTGCTGCTGCTGTTGTTGTTGTGCTTGCTGCTGCGCTTGTTGTTCACGATCGTGTTCCTCTTTCTTCTTAGCTTCCATAGCTGCCTTTTTAGCTTCGGCTTTCTCTTTTTCTTGCTGTATCCTAATTGGAtccttatttttatcataggACATGCACTTACCACTCCGGAATGGAACCAAGTCCTTAGGTATCTCCTGCTTTTTAGTTGCAAATTTAACATGAGGAAATTGATCCTTCATGAAAGCACGGAATGTTGAATATCCCATAAGTTTTACTCCAGGCTCCAAAATTTCTCCATATTCTTTATAAGCCTCAAACAAATGCTTTCTCGAGTCACCCTGAATAATAACAGTCTTGCTTGCTTTTTTACCTTCACCAGAAGGTTGAACATCTTTGGGAGAGCTTGCATGTTGCTTCAAATATTCCTTGAGGAAGTTTGTCGCGTGTTTATATATGTCGAGCGTGAAAGTGTTATATGGTTTCTTGCCAACATTGCCATGTATCCGAGGGGCTACACCGTGAGTCATGACATGCTGCCTAATGCGTTTGAGCTGATAGTGCGTCACGTTCTCCAAATACAGGAAAGCCTCTAAACAAACCTTTCTGCCTTGGTACACATAGCAGGCTCTTAATCTCCTCCTTACTTTATGTCTAGATGTTTCTGCTGGGTTAGCCAAACTAGCCATAGTTATCCCCATCAAGTACATGTCATGCTCGCTCTTAGTAAGTTCAGCTATGTTGAGTCTGTGACGGTAGACAGCTTCTGGATTTAGTCCTCGATAACAATTGTCCTTGCAGTCACAACCTCGCCTTAGTCTTTCTTTCACctgaaatattacatatgatttgtcaataaaaatttatagattttatatttgtaatacatatgaaaaaaaattgttgtataTTATGAAATCTAAGTGGTTTTAAGATAAGTAcatcaaaaaattaagaataattcaAATACTTAGTTCAAACAATGATTAAAGTTGAACTTTTTGTATCTTTATGTAATGCTAAAACTATATGGGGGATCATCTTCttagatttgttttatttgatagtaaatacagataaaatttcCAATATGATACCATGActcaatattttaagaacatcCATATATAATGTTGATATATTACAACTCAAAAGTAAAGATAGATTATCTTAACAACATTGAGTAAGTAAGTGAGTACATCAAATGTTAATG
Protein-coding regions in this window:
- the LOC116778805 gene encoding uncharacterized protein LOC116778805, encoding MSFEKMEVVNPAEKEASEVLHSLLSVERRSVDSKEAIIVSIPSDQNGGGEYGESAQWHTPVMGQHSVFELGGGQNMQQHNYNGHQEQVLWQGHTIQVENGDGNMQSMQGTYSIEFETNIEGNDMDVETKPKVEKKTGTKRKKKMAETDSDEEVLDNKLEDNPAQVKERLRRGCDCKDNCYRGLNPEAVYRHRLNIAELTKSEHDMYLMGITMASLANPAETSRHKVRRRLRACYVYQGRKVCLEAFLYLENVTHYQLKRIRQHVMTHGVAPRIHGNVGKKPYNTFTLDIYKHATNFLKEYLKQHASSPKDVQPSGEGKKASKTVIIQGDSRKHLFEAYKEYGEILEPGVKLMGYSTFRAFMKDQFPHVKFATKKQEIPKDLVPFRSGKCMSYDKNKDPIRIQQEKEKAEAKKAAMEAKKKEEHDREQQAQQQAQQQQQQQVQQVQVQQHQQMQNQGPHVVIHQQQPSQQQQMQQQMLVPQVSQHQQVLTQQVGGVQQVSQQHCVQPLGVSEDSGQPVEMAQQVIPLAVVQQPQQAYIVTPVSHFQTRVQGAWYRH